A genomic stretch from Candidatus Bathyarchaeota archaeon includes:
- a CDS encoding nitroreductase family protein — MNKSRSFIVCALLALFALSLTLIGQSFAQIQMTEKESKGLLRMPLEMIISRRTSIRNFSLAVPVTWELASEVLWAACGYSGAGRTTPTLAGHPIIVYYCNQTATYKFVPETRDLILWKKGDFRELGWGYSAPVQLYVVLDTEASPDIIWGNAESGFVIQNIYLMANALNLGTVCQYVSADGQTIIHEGLDLPETELVLYKMPLGFPSPPYNDYKHLNLTVCPSSPELTEIQESNMSFEKALDSVFSSNNWSEVPITKKELSQILWASYGYSYYEDASVDPSKRHRTVPSSHSSYPMKIFAANSSGVYQYLPEQHTLTTIVTGDRLQSIAQASGNTWASSAPLIIAVVYNGSSKPSFGEYVEIGLITQNVYLESAAWGILTDWGKADTNENAVLTSLGLSGQANLHPLSIITLGHIADGSPPVISNLIQEPASPNVPPYQSVVIKVNVTDVGSSVRNVTLTYSINNGAIWLSLNMVEVALSIYEATIPGYANGTWVKYKIIAYDNTGNQAIGDSHEYCYSSQAIPELFSWGSIIFLICIMTLTVIAAKRRLKKSCANEASILARD; from the coding sequence ATGAATAAAAGCCGTTCATTTATTGTATGCGCATTGCTGGCTTTATTTGCTCTAAGTTTGACCTTGATTGGTCAAAGCTTTGCCCAAATCCAAATGACGGAAAAAGAATCTAAAGGTTTACTGAGAATGCCTCTTGAAATGATTATCAGTCGTAGAACCTCAATTCGTAATTTCAGTTTAGCTGTCCCTGTAACATGGGAACTGGCTTCAGAAGTTCTTTGGGCTGCCTGTGGTTATTCTGGGGCGGGCAGGACTACGCCAACTTTGGCAGGGCATCCTATAATAGTTTATTATTGCAATCAAACAGCAACCTACAAATTTGTTCCAGAAACTCGTGATTTAATTCTCTGGAAAAAAGGCGACTTTAGAGAGCTTGGATGGGGCTATAGCGCCCCAGTGCAACTATACGTTGTGCTTGACACAGAAGCCTCTCCTGATATCATCTGGGGGAACGCCGAGTCAGGATTCGTTATTCAGAACATTTACCTCATGGCCAATGCTCTAAACCTCGGAACGGTTTGCCAATACGTAAGTGCTGATGGGCAAACTATTATTCATGAAGGGTTAGATTTGCCTGAGACCGAATTGGTTTTGTACAAAATGCCGTTAGGATTTCCTTCTCCTCCTTACAATGATTACAAACATCTGAATCTGACAGTTTGCCCTTCCTCACCAGAGCTAACTGAAATTCAAGAAAGTAATATGTCATTTGAGAAAGCTTTGGATTCAGTTTTTTCGTCAAATAACTGGAGCGAAGTCCCTATAACCAAAAAAGAACTCTCACAAATTCTTTGGGCAAGCTATGGGTACTCCTACTACGAAGATGCTTCAGTGGATCCTTCAAAGAGACATAGAACAGTTCCATCATCTCATTCTTCTTATCCCATGAAGATATTCGCAGCTAACTCTTCAGGAGTTTACCAGTACTTACCTGAACAGCATACTTTAACAACTATCGTAACTGGAGATAGGCTACAGAGCATCGCACAAGCTAGTGGCAACACCTGGGCATCTTCGGCTCCACTAATAATCGCAGTAGTCTACAACGGAAGCTCAAAACCTTCATTTGGGGAATATGTTGAAATCGGATTAATAACTCAAAATGTTTACTTGGAAAGCGCTGCTTGGGGTATACTAACTGATTGGGGTAAAGCGGACACGAATGAAAATGCTGTGCTAACCTCTTTAGGATTAAGTGGACAAGCAAATTTGCATCCACTTTCCATCATAACATTAGGCCACATTGCCGATGGTTCTCCGCCTGTGATTTCTAATCTCATACAGGAACCGGCGTCCCCTAATGTGCCTCCATATCAGAGCGTTGTAATTAAAGTCAACGTGACTGACGTAGGTTCCTCAGTGCGCAATGTAACCCTTACTTATAGTATAAACAACGGAGCGATATGGCTATCTTTAAATATGGTTGAGGTTGCGCTCTCCATTTATGAGGCAACGATTCCTGGGTATGCTAACGGCACATGGGTAAAGTACAAAATAATTGCGTACGACAATACTGGAAATCAAGCGATAGGCGACAGTCATGAATATTGCTATAGTTCCCAAGCTATACCGGAATTATTTAGCTGGGGTTCAATAATCTTCCTTATATGCATTATGACTTTAACTGTAATTGCAGCTAAACGTAGGCTCAAAAAGTCCTGCGCAAATGAGGCGTCAATTCTCGCGAGGGATT